The genomic stretch TGCCTGGACATGAAGCTGGTGGGTTGCGAATATCAATTCGACGGCAACAAAATCACCTTCTTTTTCACCGCAGAAAAACGCGTCGACTTTCGCGAATTGGTGAAGGACCTGGCCTCGGAATACCGCACGCGCATCGAGTTGCGCCAAATTGGCGTGCGTGACGAGGCCAAACGCATTGACGGTTACGGCGTGTGTGGCCGGCGGCTGTGCTGCTCCTCGTTCATCGACCAATTCGCGCCCATCACCACGCAGGCTGCGAAAGAGCAGAATCTGCCGCTCAATCCCAACAAGCTGGCGGGCGTATGCGGCCGCCTGAAATGCTGCTTGATGTACGAACGCGATTTTTACAACGAGGCCATCGCGCAATTTCCGGAATTGGCTAAAGAGATTAAAACCGACAAGGGCACGGGCATCATCATCAAGATCGACATCTTCCGCGACACGGTCACGGTAAAATATCCCAGCAATGAGTATGAAACTTTAGCGCTGGCCATGATCAAAGAGAAGATCTACAAATGCGAGAATGATTGCGGCCACGGCCACGGAAACTTGGAGGAGCTGAATAAGCCGCCGCAGGTGGACGAGGCGTGACGCGAATGTCAATGGTGGATGAAATCCGAGCCAGGTTTGAAGCGGGGGCATTTGAATTCTCAAGACATGCAACGGATCAATCTATTCTGCGTGTGATCGCCGTTGATGAAATTCGCCAGGCAATCGCTGCCGGTGAAATCATCGAAGACTATCCGGATGACAAATATGGCCCGAGTTGTTTGATTCTGGGATTCACAAAAGTGAATCGGCCACTTCACATTCAGTGCAGCTATCCTTCTCGCTCGCTTATAAAGATTATCACAGTCTATGAACCAAATCCAGTCGAGTGGAAAGATTTCAGAGTCAGGAGGTAATATGAATAATCCCTTCAAAGAAGAAAAACTCATTCAACAAAACGTGACTTATACCTTATTCAAGGATGGGAAATTTTTCATTATTGAAAACGTACCAGCACGAGTAGACCGGGAAACCGGCGAACAATATTTTGCGCCGCATGTCGTTGAAAAGCTGCAACAAATCATTTTGCAGCAGCAAGCACCGGCGCGTGTCATTCAGACGCCGGTTTATGAGTTTGCCTAGTGCAGAATCATCAGGATCTCGGAGAGAAATAACAAAGGAGCAGCAGTGGAAACAAAAATGCAAAGAACACCGAAAGTCAACCATCTGTAGCATGCTCTATTTGACAACCTCCCTAGCGGATTTCCGGAGCTGGCCAAGGAGATTAAAACTGACAAGGGCGCGGTCATCATCATCAAGATCGACATCTTCCGCGACACGGTCACGGTAAAATATCCCAGAAACGAATACGAAACCCTGGCGCTGGTCATGATCAAAGAAAAGATCAACAAATGCGAAAACGATTGCGGCCACGGGCATGGGAATTTGGAGGAGCTGAATAAGCCGCCGCAGGTGGGCGAGGCGTGAGAGATCTCTCGTTGATGTCTTGAGGCTGTAGGAGTAAGTTCTATTCGCAAAAAAGCTGCCAGCGGACGCAATATCGAACAAAGGAGAAGTGATCAATGACTTTTCAAACAATAACCTTGAATATCCCTGCGAGAGTTTATCAGCGCGTGCAACGCGCTGCTGAAGCGGTGCAAAGCCCGATTGAGAAAGTCATCGTCGAAACTCTTGATACGGCATTGCCTTCTCTCGATGATGTGCCGCCGGAAATGGTTGATGAGCTGGCCGGGATGAGTACTCTTTCCGTTAAAAGTTTGTGGCAAGCTGCTCGCAGCATAATGTCAGCGAAACAGCAAGCGCGGTTGCGGAGACTAACGGCCCTGCAGCGAGAACGCCCGCTCAAGCCGGCAGAGGTTCGGCAATTAGACGGGCTGGTGAACGAGTATGCCCGAGTGACGCTGCGCAAGGCGCATGCCTACGCACTCTTGCACAAAAGAGGGCTTTACTCCGCGGCTCATTCGAAATGAACCGTTTTTATATTGCAAAGGCGCTGCGTACAAAAGTTGCGGCACAAGCCCGATATCGCTGTGGTTACTGCTTGACCTCGCAGGAGTATAGTGGCGCATTTTTGGAGATCGAACACCTCGTGCCGTTAAAGCTCGGAGGAACCTCCGTAGAAGAAAACCTCTGGCTGGCTTGTGGTTGGTGTAATCGTTACAAAAGCTTTCAAATCGATGGCGTTGATCCGATTTCACGCAGACGGACAGCGCTATACAATCCCCGCCGGCAAGCGTGGGCTAGACACTTTCAATGGAGTGAAGACGGTGCGCAAATCATCGGCAAAACCGCATGCGGTAGAGCAACAGTAGTAGCCCTTCATTTAAATCATAAATTCATTGTCGCTGCCCGCCGGCGCTGGGTAAGCGCGGGTTGGCACCCGCCGAAGGATTAAACTCGTCAAGTGAATTAATGAAAACGACTCCAAATTGGAGCAACGCTCCTTCATACATTTCCTCAGCTTATTAGGAAAAAGTATTAGTGAATACATCCCAAAGAATTCTCGTCACCAGCGCCCTGCCCTATGCCAACGGCTCGTTGCATCTCGGGCATCTGGCGGGCGCGTATTTGCCGGCGGATATTTACGTGCGCTA from Cytophagia bacterium CHB2 encodes the following:
- a CDS encoding DUF4258 domain-containing protein; protein product: MVDEIRARFEAGAFEFSRHATDQSILRVIAVDEIRQAIAAGEIIEDYPDDKYGPSCLILGFTKVNRPLHIQCSYPSRSLIKIITVYEPNPVEWKDFRVRR
- a CDS encoding HNH endonuclease, whose translation is MNRFYIAKALRTKVAAQARYRCGYCLTSQEYSGAFLEIEHLVPLKLGGTSVEENLWLACGWCNRYKSFQIDGVDPISRRRTALYNPRRQAWARHFQWSEDGAQIIGKTACGRATVVALHLNHKFIVAARRRWVSAGWHPPKD